Proteins found in one Chondrinema litorale genomic segment:
- a CDS encoding toxin-antitoxin system YwqK family antitoxin, translating into MKNLIKIGSILSVIVILIFIYFQVFLQKEYEVYYNENGTLIYKVSLENGLRNGEFVQYDNDGNLQLINNWIDGKRNGYYTSYFKNGKVEKKGFFKDDSLSSEYTFFDSLGNKIEKGNYLDGKLHGDMFGYYPNGHIKTQAFFKNGLLEGKVITYYPNGKMHKYKYYHKDSLMYLKGFKEDVDDLYLCKLPIKVTEINGQDSTKKTFQIKLLHSMLNDYGIAVELEQENSPPLILLSDSSSVILEESPKAGINVIKGKLKGN; encoded by the coding sequence ATGAAAAACTTAATAAAAATAGGTTCAATTTTATCAGTGATAGTAATACTTATCTTCATATATTTTCAAGTTTTTCTGCAAAAAGAATATGAGGTGTATTACAATGAGAATGGAACTTTAATATATAAAGTTTCTCTTGAAAATGGATTGCGAAATGGCGAATTTGTTCAATACGATAATGATGGAAATTTGCAATTAATTAATAATTGGATAGATGGGAAAAGAAATGGATATTATACTTCTTACTTTAAAAATGGTAAGGTGGAAAAAAAAGGATTTTTCAAAGATGATTCATTAAGTTCAGAATATACTTTTTTTGATAGTTTAGGAAATAAAATCGAAAAAGGTAATTATTTAGATGGAAAGTTACATGGAGATATGTTTGGATATTATCCAAATGGCCATATTAAAACTCAAGCCTTTTTTAAAAATGGACTTTTAGAAGGAAAAGTCATTACTTATTATCCAAATGGTAAAATGCATAAGTATAAATATTATCATAAAGACTCACTAATGTATTTAAAAGGCTTTAAAGAAGATGTTGATGATCTTTATTTATGCAAATTACCCATTAAGGTAACAGAAATCAATGGCCAAGATTCAACGAAGAAAACATTTCAAATTAAACTTCTCCATTCTATGCTAAATGATTATGGAATTGCCGTTGAATTAGAGCAAGAGAATTCTCCTCCGTTAATATTATTATCTGATAGTTCTTCTGTTATTTTAGAAGAATCTCCAAAAGCAGGGATAAATGTGATTAAAGGGAAATTAAAGGGAAATTAG